One stretch of Cellulomonas wangsupingiae DNA includes these proteins:
- the der gene encoding ribosome biogenesis GTPase Der: MEQPDPTMTRTPHDDASDGVEPTAPVPADLADSADDEARERALRAGLQEYDLADEDLALIDGEGLDGAEREIETTLPVLAVVGRPNVGKSTLVNRIIGRREAVVEDNPGVTRDRVSYPAEWSGRRFTLVDTGGWEVDVAGIHKRVAQQAEVAIDLADAVLFVVDATVGSTDTDEQVVRLLRRSGKPVVLVANKVDGPAVEADAAALWSLGLGQPHPISALHGRGTGDLLDAAMDALPRVSAHAVPLPDGPRRVALVGRPNVGKSSLLNKVVGSERVVVDDVAGTTRDPVDELVALGGKPWVFVDTAGIRRRVHQTSGADFYASLRTQAAIEKAEVAVVLVDASESMTEQDIRIVQQVIDAGRALVIAYNKWDLMDEDRRPYLEREIDQQLVQVQWAPRVNVSARTGWHTDRLVPALERSLASWDTRISTGRLNAFLGELVSAHPHPLRGGKQPRILFATQASTRPPRFVIFASGFLEPQYRRFIERRLRETFGFEGTPISISVRVREKRKR; this comes from the coding sequence ATGGAGCAGCCCGACCCCACGATGACGCGCACCCCGCACGACGACGCGAGCGACGGCGTCGAGCCGACGGCGCCGGTGCCCGCGGACCTCGCCGACAGCGCCGACGACGAGGCCCGTGAGCGTGCGCTGCGCGCCGGGCTGCAGGAGTACGACCTGGCGGACGAGGACCTCGCCCTGATCGACGGCGAGGGCCTCGACGGCGCCGAGCGCGAGATCGAGACCACGCTGCCGGTGCTCGCGGTCGTCGGGCGTCCGAACGTCGGCAAGTCGACCCTCGTCAACCGGATCATCGGCCGTCGCGAGGCCGTCGTCGAGGACAACCCGGGCGTGACGCGCGACCGCGTCAGCTACCCCGCGGAGTGGTCCGGCCGTCGGTTCACGCTGGTGGACACCGGTGGCTGGGAGGTCGACGTCGCCGGGATCCACAAGCGCGTCGCCCAGCAGGCGGAGGTCGCGATCGACCTCGCCGACGCCGTGCTGTTCGTCGTCGACGCCACGGTCGGGTCCACCGACACCGACGAGCAGGTCGTGCGCCTGCTGCGCCGGTCCGGCAAGCCCGTCGTGCTCGTCGCCAACAAGGTCGACGGCCCCGCGGTCGAGGCCGACGCCGCGGCGCTGTGGTCCCTCGGGCTGGGGCAGCCGCACCCGATCTCCGCGCTGCACGGGCGCGGCACCGGTGACCTGCTCGACGCGGCGATGGACGCCCTGCCCCGCGTCTCGGCGCACGCCGTGCCCCTGCCGGACGGCCCGCGTCGTGTGGCGCTCGTCGGGCGGCCCAACGTCGGCAAGTCGTCGCTGCTCAACAAGGTCGTCGGCTCCGAGCGGGTCGTCGTCGACGACGTCGCGGGGACCACGCGCGACCCGGTGGACGAGCTCGTGGCCCTCGGCGGCAAGCCGTGGGTGTTCGTCGACACCGCGGGCATCCGCCGGCGGGTGCACCAGACGTCGGGCGCGGACTTCTACGCCTCGCTGCGCACCCAGGCCGCGATCGAGAAGGCCGAGGTCGCCGTCGTGCTCGTCGACGCGTCGGAGTCGATGACCGAGCAGGACATCCGCATCGTCCAGCAGGTCATCGACGCCGGGCGCGCCCTGGTCATCGCGTACAACAAGTGGGACCTCATGGACGAGGACCGCCGCCCGTACCTCGAGCGCGAGATCGACCAGCAGCTCGTGCAGGTGCAGTGGGCGCCGCGCGTCAACGTGTCCGCGCGCACCGGCTGGCACACCGACCGCCTGGTTCCCGCGCTCGAGCGGTCCCTCGCCTCGTGGGACACCCGGATCTCGACCGGACGCCTCAACGCGTTCCTCGGCGAGCTCGTCTCCGCGCACCCGCACCCGCTGCGTGGCGGCAAGCAGCCGCGCATCCTGTTCGCCACGCAGGCGTCCACGCGGCCGCCGCGCTTCGTGATCTTCGCCAGCGGCTTCCTCGAGCCGCAGTACCGCCGCTTCATCGAGCGTCGCCTGCGCGAGACCTTCGGCTTCGAGGGGACCCCGATCTCGATCTCGGTGCGCGTGCGCGAGAAGCGCAAGCGGTGA
- a CDS encoding DUF899 family protein translates to MTTLNDAPTTSRPGRPPVVDQATWQAARDELLVREKAHTRAGDALAADRRRLPMVELDPDLELVGPEGPVPFRDLFQGRDELVVYKHMWHDGAPPQGQCEGCTVTAWQQKDAVYLNARGVSFAILTTGPWDEVARYVDFMGYTQPWYSVRGLDEPVGGEMGHLTCFLRDGDQVYLTYDTTGRGTEVAGPSFALLDLTPYGRGEAWQENPDGWPEGNGPCWYWRSDADGNAGWGPTSRPVPQWTRPGATAVDTLGRHGHHH, encoded by the coding sequence ATGACGACCTTGAACGACGCACCCACCACCTCACGCCCTGGTCGCCCGCCCGTGGTCGACCAGGCGACCTGGCAGGCCGCGCGCGACGAGCTCCTCGTCCGCGAGAAGGCGCACACCCGAGCCGGCGACGCGCTCGCGGCCGACCGCCGACGGCTGCCGATGGTCGAGCTCGACCCGGACCTCGAGCTCGTCGGGCCCGAGGGGCCCGTCCCGTTCCGCGACCTGTTCCAGGGACGCGACGAGCTCGTCGTCTACAAGCACATGTGGCACGACGGCGCGCCGCCCCAGGGGCAGTGCGAGGGCTGCACCGTCACGGCGTGGCAGCAGAAGGACGCCGTCTACCTCAACGCCCGCGGGGTGTCGTTCGCGATCCTGACGACCGGCCCGTGGGACGAGGTCGCCCGGTACGTCGACTTCATGGGCTACACCCAGCCCTGGTACTCCGTGCGCGGCCTCGACGAGCCCGTCGGCGGCGAGATGGGCCACCTCACGTGCTTCCTGCGCGACGGGGACCAGGTCTACCTGACGTACGACACGACGGGTCGCGGCACCGAGGTCGCCGGTCCGTCGTTCGCCCTGCTCGACCTCACGCCCTACGGCCGCGGGGAGGCGTGGCAGGAGAACCCGGACGGCTGGCCCGAGGGCAACGGGCCCTGCTGGTACTGGAGGTCCGACGCCGACGGGAACGCGGGGTGGGGGCCCACGAGCCGGCCCGTGCCGCAGTGGACCCGTCCCGGCGCGACCGCGGTGGACACGCTCGGGCGGCACGGGCACCACCACTGA
- a CDS encoding universal stress protein → MVAEGPVVIALDGGAHSAHTLRWGLEEAERRDADVLLVHAWQEPYEITPLGWYAPLVDLGLDRGAQAYLDAERARATAAHPGLRIATRAVQGAPVPALLAAAEGAQLLVIGASGRPDGSRLSSVAGHVAAHAPVPVAVVRRAAGDGPAGPVVVGVDGSAASLAAARTAARAALSRDVALVLVHARPTVGDPYGTHDAPVPLPPDEAGAAHHAASRLAEELREEHPGLRVDVEVVEDSPAHALAARSVGSDLVVVGCRGLGAFRGMLLGSVSHDVLRTAASSVLVGRAA, encoded by the coding sequence ATGGTGGCGGAGGGACCGGTGGTCATCGCTCTCGACGGTGGGGCGCACAGCGCGCACACGCTGCGGTGGGGACTGGAGGAGGCCGAGCGGCGCGACGCGGACGTGCTGCTCGTCCACGCGTGGCAGGAGCCGTACGAGATCACGCCCCTGGGGTGGTACGCGCCCCTCGTCGACCTGGGCCTGGACCGCGGCGCGCAGGCGTACCTCGATGCCGAGCGAGCGCGTGCGACGGCGGCTCACCCCGGGCTGCGGATCGCCACCCGTGCCGTCCAGGGCGCGCCGGTCCCGGCCCTGCTCGCCGCCGCCGAGGGGGCGCAGCTGCTCGTGATCGGGGCCAGCGGCCGGCCCGACGGCTCCCGGCTGAGCAGCGTGGCCGGCCACGTGGCCGCGCACGCCCCCGTCCCGGTCGCGGTGGTCCGCCGCGCCGCCGGTGACGGACCGGCGGGTCCGGTGGTCGTCGGGGTCGACGGGTCCGCGGCCTCGCTCGCCGCCGCTCGGACCGCGGCACGCGCCGCGCTGTCCCGCGACGTCGCGCTCGTCCTGGTGCACGCGCGCCCGACCGTGGGCGACCCGTACGGCACCCACGACGCACCCGTCCCGCTGCCCCCGGACGAGGCCGGCGCGGCGCACCACGCGGCGTCCCGGCTGGCGGAGGAGCTCCGGGAGGAGCACCCCGGCCTGCGGGTCGACGTCGAGGTGGTCGAGGACAGCCCCGCGCACGCGCTCGCCGCCCGGTCGGTCGGCAGCGACCTGGTCGTCGTCGGGTGCCGAGGGCTGGGCGCGTTCCGCGGCATGCTGCTGGGCTCCGTGAGCCACGACGTGCTCCGCACCGCCGCGTCGAGCGTGCTGGTCGGACGGGCGGCCTGA
- a CDS encoding prephenate dehydrogenase translates to MSIATVGPVRVVGTGLLGTSVGLALTQHGVDVQLADPSRTALALARDVGAGTPVEASSPAPALVVVAAPPDVTADVVAAALADHPDAVVTDVASVKGYVLAELRAAGADLTRYVGSHPMAGRERSGPSAAVPGLFLGRPWVITDSGASRADALLAVRHLAVDVGAVPVVMDADEHDAAVAVVSHVPQLASSLVAARLRDADDAALGLAGQGLRDVTRLAASDPALWTSILAANAAAVREVLAALRADLDVVLGALDLAAAATGPEDVELGALATIARTIADGGAGAARIPGKHGGAHERYAVLTVLVPDQPGELARLLGDVDAAGVDLEDLRLEHAAGRAVGMASIHVLPARAEHLETELTARGWRLVS, encoded by the coding sequence GTGAGCATCGCGACCGTGGGGCCGGTGCGCGTGGTCGGCACCGGCCTCCTCGGCACGTCCGTCGGCCTGGCGCTGACGCAGCACGGTGTCGACGTGCAGCTCGCGGACCCCTCGCGCACGGCGCTCGCGCTCGCGCGCGACGTCGGCGCCGGGACCCCGGTCGAGGCGTCGTCGCCGGCACCCGCGCTCGTCGTGGTCGCCGCACCCCCCGACGTGACGGCCGACGTCGTCGCCGCCGCGCTCGCGGACCACCCGGACGCGGTCGTCACCGACGTCGCCAGCGTCAAGGGCTACGTCCTGGCCGAGCTGCGCGCCGCCGGTGCCGACCTCACGCGGTACGTCGGGTCGCACCCCATGGCCGGGCGGGAGCGCTCGGGCCCCTCGGCGGCCGTGCCGGGGCTCTTCCTGGGCCGGCCGTGGGTCATCACCGACTCGGGTGCGTCGCGTGCCGACGCGCTGCTCGCCGTCCGTCACCTCGCGGTCGACGTGGGCGCCGTGCCGGTGGTGATGGACGCCGACGAGCACGACGCGGCCGTCGCGGTCGTCTCGCACGTGCCGCAGCTCGCGTCCTCGCTCGTCGCGGCCCGCCTGCGGGACGCGGACGACGCGGCACTCGGCCTGGCGGGGCAGGGGCTGCGGGACGTGACGCGCCTGGCCGCGTCGGACCCGGCGTTGTGGACGTCGATCCTCGCGGCGAACGCCGCGGCCGTCCGTGAGGTGCTCGCCGCCCTGCGCGCCGACCTCGACGTCGTCCTCGGGGCGCTCGACCTCGCCGCCGCGGCGACGGGGCCCGAGGACGTCGAGCTGGGCGCGCTGGCGACGATCGCGCGCACCATCGCCGACGGCGGCGCGGGGGCGGCGCGGATCCCCGGCAAGCACGGCGGTGCGCACGAGCGCTACGCCGTGCTGACGGTGCTCGTGCCCGACCAGCCGGGCGAGCTCGCCCGGCTGCTCGGTGACGTCGACGCCGCCGGCGTCGACCTGGAGGACCTGCGGCTCGAGCACGCGGCGGGCAGGGCGGTCGGCATGGCGTCGATCCACGTCCTGCCGGCGCGCGCCGAGCACCTGGAGACCGAGCTCACGGCTCGGGGTTGGAGGCTGGTGAGTTGA
- the scpB gene encoding SMC-Scp complex subunit ScpB has protein sequence MNDQVAPATTDGTTEEAGPDELAFDVESLPGGALSALEAVLMVVDEPVPAVRLATALALPTARVEALLERLAAEYRGEHGGRPRGFELRRAGEGWRIYSAAAYGDVVGRFVVDGQTQRLTQAALETLAVVAYRQPVSRGQVSAVRGVSVDGVMRTLTTRGLVAEVAHDAATGAVLYGTTGYFLERMGLSSLDELPPLAPYLPDIESLGGVDTTDGREDGR, from the coding sequence ATGAACGACCAGGTCGCACCCGCGACGACCGACGGGACCACCGAGGAGGCGGGGCCCGACGAGCTCGCGTTCGACGTCGAGTCGCTGCCCGGCGGCGCGCTGTCCGCGCTGGAGGCGGTCCTCATGGTCGTCGACGAGCCCGTCCCCGCCGTCCGGCTGGCCACCGCGCTCGCCCTGCCGACCGCGCGCGTCGAGGCGCTGCTCGAGCGGCTCGCGGCCGAGTACCGGGGCGAGCACGGGGGACGGCCGCGCGGCTTCGAGCTGCGCCGCGCCGGTGAGGGGTGGCGGATCTACTCCGCGGCCGCGTACGGCGACGTCGTGGGACGCTTCGTGGTGGACGGGCAGACCCAGCGGCTCACGCAGGCCGCGCTCGAGACGCTCGCGGTCGTCGCCTACCGCCAGCCCGTCAGCCGGGGCCAGGTCTCGGCCGTGCGCGGGGTCAGCGTCGACGGCGTCATGCGCACCCTGACGACGCGCGGTCTGGTCGCCGAGGTCGCGCACGACGCGGCCACCGGTGCGGTGCTCTACGGGACCACGGGATACTTCTTGGAGCGGATGGGCCTGTCGAGCCTCGACGAGCTGCCTCCGCTGGCGCCCTACCTGCCGGACATCGAGTCGCTGGGGGGCGTGGACACGACCGACGGACGAGAGGACGGACGATGA
- a CDS encoding manganese catalase family protein, which translates to MYLHVQRLINEIVPDEPDPAAANALQEGLGGQFGEMRTMMQYLFQSINFRGPSGKPYRDLLQGIGTEEISHVELIGTTIARLLDGSPRYQGKKTDPLDKPGADGATPLGIALDESNIHHYLVAAQGALPVDAAGNPWSGSYVYNSGNLVLDLLYNLMLESTGRLQKCRIYEMTDNKTARSTISYLIVRDQAHENAYARALETLGVDWGKLLPIPKTNAEKFPEVKKLLDLGLQSKQYSFDLTAASEAGRIFQGMSPSNDGTQLDASEQAPAGVPLTIAEERFEEFAPGLDPELLALIQATADIEMAEVQPIYGPLPA; encoded by the coding sequence ATGTACCTGCACGTCCAGCGCCTGATCAACGAGATCGTCCCCGACGAGCCGGACCCGGCCGCCGCCAACGCGCTCCAGGAGGGGCTCGGCGGGCAGTTCGGCGAGATGCGGACGATGATGCAGTACCTGTTCCAGAGCATCAACTTCCGGGGCCCGTCCGGCAAGCCCTACCGCGACCTGCTGCAGGGCATCGGGACGGAGGAGATCAGCCACGTCGAGCTGATCGGGACGACCATCGCCCGGCTCCTGGACGGTTCGCCCCGGTACCAGGGCAAGAAGACCGACCCGCTCGACAAGCCCGGCGCCGACGGGGCCACGCCCCTGGGGATCGCGCTGGACGAGAGCAACATCCACCACTACCTCGTCGCGGCCCAGGGCGCGCTGCCGGTGGACGCGGCCGGCAACCCGTGGAGCGGGTCGTACGTCTACAACTCGGGCAACCTCGTGCTCGACCTGCTCTACAACCTCATGCTCGAGTCGACCGGCCGGCTGCAGAAGTGCCGGATCTACGAGATGACGGACAACAAGACCGCCAGGTCGACGATCTCGTACCTCATCGTCCGGGACCAGGCGCACGAGAACGCCTACGCCCGCGCGTTGGAGACCCTCGGCGTCGACTGGGGCAAGCTCCTGCCCATCCCCAAGACGAACGCGGAGAAGTTCCCCGAGGTCAAGAAGCTCCTGGACCTCGGGCTGCAGAGCAAGCAGTACTCCTTCGACCTCACCGCGGCGTCGGAGGCGGGCAGGATCTTCCAGGGCATGTCGCCGTCGAACGACGGCACCCAGCTCGACGCCAGCGAGCAGGCGCCGGCCGGTGTGCCGCTGACCATCGCCGAGGAGCGCTTCGAGGAGTTCGCGCCCGGCCTGGACCCCGAGCTCCTCGCGCTGATCCAGGCGACGGCCGACATCGAGATGGCCGAGGTCCAGCCGATCTACGGGCCGCTGCCCGCCTAG
- the cmk gene encoding (d)CMP kinase produces the protein MSTVVAVDGPSGSGKSSVSREVARRLGLAYLDTGAMYRAATWWCLDQGVPLTDGAAVAAAVRELPLVVGVDPAAPTVVVDGRDVGAAIRTTEVSSQVSAVATNLDARAELGRRQRAIIDAERTGGWSGGRGVVAEGRDITTVVAPDADVRVLLTADEAARLARRARELHGTDDAAAIAATHDQVVRRDADDSTVVDFRVAADGVVTVDSSHLDLPQTVDAVLGVVARTVAPPA, from the coding sequence TTGAGCACCGTCGTGGCGGTCGACGGACCGTCGGGCTCGGGCAAGTCGAGCGTGTCGCGCGAGGTCGCGCGCAGGCTCGGCCTGGCCTACCTCGACACGGGCGCGATGTACCGGGCGGCCACGTGGTGGTGCCTCGACCAGGGCGTGCCGCTGACCGACGGCGCTGCGGTCGCTGCCGCCGTGCGCGAGCTGCCGCTCGTCGTGGGCGTCGACCCCGCGGCCCCCACGGTCGTCGTCGACGGCCGCGACGTGGGCGCGGCGATCCGGACGACCGAGGTCTCGTCGCAGGTCAGCGCGGTGGCGACCAACCTCGACGCGCGCGCCGAGCTCGGGCGGCGGCAGCGCGCGATCATCGACGCCGAGCGCACCGGTGGCTGGTCGGGCGGTCGGGGCGTCGTGGCCGAGGGGCGCGACATCACGACCGTCGTCGCACCCGACGCGGACGTGCGCGTGCTCCTGACCGCCGACGAGGCGGCGCGCCTGGCACGCCGCGCGCGCGAGCTGCACGGCACCGACGACGCGGCGGCCATCGCCGCGACGCACGACCAGGTCGTCCGGCGGGACGCCGACGACTCCACGGTCGTGGACTTCCGGGTCGCGGCCGACGGGGTCGTGACCGTCGACTCCTCGCACCTCGACCTGCCGCAGACCGTCGACGCCGTCCTCGGCGTCGTCGCGCGCACCGTCGCCCCGCCGGCATGA
- a CDS encoding pseudouridine synthase — protein sequence MSGTGARGHRGGGRAGGAGRTGAAGGGRGPRGAGRPARRPAQAAEPIDVHDPEGVRLQKVLASAGLGSRRACEELIAAGRVTVDGQPVSELGVRVDPLTAVIHVDGMRVQLDSSVVTLALNKPVGVVSTMHDPEGRPSLAQYVANREERLFHVGRLDADSEGLLLLTNDGELANRLAHPSHGVPKTYLVEVQGRVREALGKQLQAGVALEDGTVTVDSFKIVQVASHASLVEIVLHEGRNRVVRRLFDEVGHPVDRLVRTRIGPIRLGDLRPGRTRVLSKTEVGSLMTAVGM from the coding sequence ATGAGCGGCACGGGAGCGCGTGGCCACCGGGGTGGCGGGCGCGCAGGAGGTGCGGGTCGCACGGGCGCAGCGGGCGGTGGACGCGGTCCGCGCGGCGCCGGACGCCCGGCGCGGCGTCCTGCCCAGGCCGCGGAGCCGATCGACGTGCACGACCCGGAGGGCGTCCGGCTGCAGAAGGTGCTGGCGTCGGCCGGCCTGGGCTCGCGTCGCGCCTGCGAGGAGCTGATCGCCGCGGGCCGGGTGACCGTCGACGGGCAGCCCGTCAGCGAGCTCGGCGTGCGCGTCGACCCCCTCACCGCCGTCATCCACGTGGACGGCATGCGGGTCCAGCTGGACTCCTCGGTCGTCACCCTCGCGCTGAACAAGCCGGTCGGCGTCGTGTCGACCATGCACGACCCGGAGGGTCGGCCCTCGCTCGCGCAGTACGTCGCGAACCGCGAGGAGCGGCTCTTCCACGTGGGGCGGCTCGACGCCGACTCCGAGGGCCTGCTGCTGCTGACGAACGACGGCGAGCTGGCCAACCGGCTCGCGCACCCCTCGCACGGCGTGCCCAAGACCTACCTCGTCGAGGTGCAGGGCCGCGTCCGCGAGGCGCTCGGCAAGCAGCTCCAGGCGGGCGTGGCGCTCGAGGACGGCACCGTCACGGTCGACTCGTTCAAGATCGTGCAGGTCGCCAGCCACGCGAGCCTCGTCGAGATCGTGCTGCACGAGGGGCGCAACCGCGTGGTGCGGCGCCTGTTCGACGAGGTCGGGCACCCCGTCGACCGGCTCGTGCGCACCCGCATCGGGCCCATCCGCCTCGGTGACCTGCGGCCCGGCCGCACCCGGGTGCTGTCGAAGACGGAGGTCGGCTCGCTCATGACGGCGGTGGGCATGTGA
- a CDS encoding endonuclease/exonuclease/phosphatase family protein, translated as MDTDARATLRVLTLNVLAPANPDWEARAALLLRTVPALRVDVAAFQEVPVGDGGAFLRELVGHDVHVAVHDAPDGRGVGAALVARWPLRDVEQVDQVVTKRPDLLPWLGSVLADVDTPLGTVTFAHHKPTWELDREGERLQQAVRLVDALARRPAASATVVLGDFDATPDAASMRFLRGREPVGGRSTYHQDCWETVHGDEPGHTFSPANPLVAAGQVATALPRRIDHVLVAGGAFGPALDVVDCRRVLDRPVQGVWASDHCGVLADLALPGHAPGAWAPGATAGEGAGSR; from the coding sequence GTGGACACCGACGCCCGCGCCACGCTGCGCGTCCTGACCCTGAACGTCCTCGCGCCCGCGAACCCCGACTGGGAGGCGCGCGCGGCGCTCCTGCTGCGGACCGTGCCCGCCCTGCGGGTCGACGTCGCGGCGTTCCAGGAGGTGCCGGTCGGCGACGGGGGAGCGTTCCTGCGTGAGCTGGTGGGCCATGACGTCCACGTCGCGGTGCACGACGCCCCGGACGGGCGCGGCGTGGGCGCGGCCCTGGTCGCGCGCTGGCCGTTGCGGGACGTCGAGCAGGTGGACCAGGTCGTCACCAAGCGTCCCGATCTCCTGCCGTGGCTGGGCTCCGTGCTCGCCGACGTGGACACGCCGCTCGGCACGGTGACGTTCGCCCACCACAAGCCGACGTGGGAGCTGGACCGCGAGGGCGAGCGGCTGCAGCAGGCGGTGCGGCTGGTCGACGCGCTGGCCCGCCGTCCCGCAGCGAGCGCGACCGTCGTCCTCGGTGACTTCGACGCGACGCCGGACGCGGCGAGCATGCGGTTCCTGCGCGGGCGCGAGCCGGTGGGCGGCCGCAGCACGTACCACCAGGACTGTTGGGAGACGGTCCACGGCGACGAGCCGGGGCACACGTTCAGCCCTGCGAACCCGCTGGTCGCGGCGGGGCAGGTCGCCACGGCGCTGCCGCGGCGCATCGACCACGTCCTGGTCGCCGGGGGCGCGTTCGGTCCGGCGCTCGACGTGGTCGACTGCCGGCGGGTCCTCGACCGACCGGTGCAGGGGGTATGGGCTAGCGACCACTGCGGTGTGCTGGCCGACCTGGCGCTCCCGGGCCACGCCCCGGGTGCCTGGGCGCCGGGTGCGACGGCGGGCGAGGGCGCCGGGTCCCGGTAG
- a CDS encoding helix-turn-helix domain-containing protein produces the protein MAMLSAPEAAQQMGVSLRRVYAMINAGDLDAQRIGQHWVIDAASLPQQRRHAGRPMSQRIVWAMLASDGAVDDVDWIGADEAYRLRRRIDRLCSDPEPIDRLRSWAASRGEVLHLSAQDPAQVREDDRFVVSGVSDPRAGISAAAFAEGYVHRDDAQGLVADHLLVPAARARADVVLRVSPLPLSAPVPLLVVITDLADSGGPRERKRAEELLSLWACGRGNAASASVRHPLRDAVQPDPLGSCPR, from the coding sequence ATGGCGATGCTCTCCGCTCCGGAGGCGGCCCAGCAGATGGGCGTCTCTCTGCGACGCGTCTACGCCATGATCAATGCCGGGGACCTGGACGCCCAGCGCATCGGACAGCACTGGGTGATCGACGCCGCGTCCCTGCCCCAGCAGCGGCGTCATGCCGGCCGGCCGATGAGCCAGCGCATCGTCTGGGCGATGCTGGCGTCGGACGGAGCGGTCGACGACGTCGACTGGATCGGCGCCGACGAGGCGTACCGCCTGCGCCGCCGGATCGACCGCCTGTGCTCGGACCCCGAGCCGATCGACCGGCTGCGCTCATGGGCCGCGTCACGCGGTGAGGTGCTGCACCTGTCCGCCCAGGACCCCGCGCAGGTCCGCGAGGACGACAGGTTCGTGGTCTCCGGTGTCTCGGACCCGCGTGCGGGCATCTCGGCGGCCGCGTTCGCCGAGGGCTACGTGCACCGCGACGACGCGCAGGGGCTGGTGGCCGACCACCTGCTGGTCCCGGCTGCGCGGGCGCGGGCCGACGTGGTGCTGCGTGTCAGCCCGCTGCCGCTGTCCGCTCCCGTGCCCCTGCTGGTAGTGATCACCGACCTGGCTGACAGCGGCGGTCCCCGCGAGCGCAAGCGTGCCGAGGAGCTGCTGAGCCTGTGGGCCTGCGGGCGCGGCAACGCCGCGTCGGCGTCGGTGCGCCATCCCTTGCGCGATGCCGTGCAGCCCGACCCGCTCGGCAGCTGCCCGCGGTGA
- a CDS encoding lysophospholipid acyltransferase family protein: MSRAASAAGEPHVPSARGPAWARWVGWFLAHVVWDTRVTGAERVPRGGPVVLAANHLTLIDGPLLVGVAPRGLHVLVKSELFHGVVGGFLRAAGQIPVDRTMARPALQAALGVLRRGGAVGIFPEGTRGRGTAEQVRAGAAWLAVNGGALVVPVAILGTRRTGESPHGLPGLRRRVVVEFGEPIDVACTGVSRREAIDRAAESIRAAMGDLVATAQERTGVRLPADDPRATV, encoded by the coding sequence ATGAGCCGCGCGGCCTCGGCGGCCGGCGAGCCGCACGTCCCGTCCGCCCGCGGTCCGGCCTGGGCGCGGTGGGTGGGGTGGTTCCTCGCGCACGTGGTGTGGGACACGCGGGTGACGGGTGCCGAGCGCGTGCCGCGCGGCGGGCCCGTGGTGCTCGCCGCGAACCACCTCACGCTGATCGACGGGCCGCTGCTCGTGGGCGTCGCCCCGCGGGGCCTGCACGTGCTGGTCAAGAGCGAGTTGTTCCACGGCGTGGTCGGCGGGTTCCTGCGCGCCGCCGGCCAGATCCCGGTCGACCGCACGATGGCGCGTCCCGCGCTGCAGGCGGCGCTCGGGGTGCTGCGGCGTGGCGGCGCCGTCGGGATCTTCCCCGAGGGCACGCGCGGGCGGGGCACGGCCGAGCAGGTGCGCGCCGGTGCGGCGTGGCTCGCGGTCAACGGCGGTGCGCTCGTCGTGCCCGTGGCGATCCTCGGGACGCGCCGCACGGGGGAGTCGCCCCACGGGCTTCCCGGGCTGCGGCGCCGGGTGGTCGTGGAGTTCGGGGAGCCGATCGACGTCGCGTGCACCGGCGTGTCACGGCGCGAGGCCATCGACCGTGCCGCGGAGTCGATCCGCGCGGCCATGGGCGACCTCGTGGCGACCGCGCAGGAGCGGACCGGGGTGCGGCTGCCCGCGGACGACCCGCGCGCGACGGTCTGA
- a CDS encoding phosphoribosyltransferase has product MAASARPYADRAAAGQDLAGHLAHLAGERVVVLALPRGGVPVAAPVAQALGAPLDVVVVRKLGLPGHPEVAMGAIAGIGDDVELVHEHRIEARGHVGAEEFRAVHRAELVELRRREIAYRGGRRPPGVTGRVVVLVDDGIATGATVRAAVAAVRRHGPARIVVAVPVGPAQAVAAVARTADDVVCVRRPRRFRAVGHEYVDFAAPSDDQVRALLAGAGPARPRHDG; this is encoded by the coding sequence ATGGCTGCGAGCGCGAGACCGTACGCGGACCGGGCCGCGGCGGGGCAGGACCTCGCGGGGCACCTGGCGCACCTCGCGGGCGAGCGCGTCGTCGTGCTCGCGCTGCCCCGCGGCGGGGTCCCGGTCGCCGCGCCCGTCGCGCAGGCGCTCGGTGCGCCGCTCGACGTCGTCGTCGTCCGCAAGCTCGGCCTGCCCGGCCACCCCGAGGTGGCGATGGGTGCGATCGCCGGTATCGGTGACGACGTCGAGCTCGTCCACGAGCACCGGATCGAGGCGCGCGGGCACGTCGGCGCCGAGGAGTTCCGCGCCGTGCACCGTGCCGAGCTCGTCGAGCTGCGGCGTCGGGAGATCGCCTACCGCGGCGGTCGTCGCCCGCCGGGTGTGACCGGGCGGGTGGTCGTCCTCGTCGACGACGGCATCGCCACGGGGGCGACCGTCCGTGCCGCTGTCGCCGCGGTCCGCCGCCACGGCCCGGCGCGCATCGTGGTCGCCGTCCCCGTCGGGCCCGCGCAGGCCGTGGCAGCAGTCGCCCGGACGGCCGACGACGTGGTCTGCGTGCGCCGGCCGCGGCGCTTCCGGGCCGTGGGGCACGAGTACGTGGACTTCGCGGCCCCTTCGGACGACCAGGTGCGCGCGCTGCTCGCCGGCGCCGGGCCGGCGCGTCCCCGGCACGACGGGTGA